In Tenrec ecaudatus isolate mTenEca1 chromosome 4, mTenEca1.hap1, whole genome shotgun sequence, a single window of DNA contains:
- the LOC142446320 gene encoding olfactory receptor 5B2-like: MENHTEVTEFILVGLTNVPELQIPLFILFTFIYLFTVIGNLGMIGLILLDSRLHTPMYRFLSNLSLVDCVYSSSVTPKVMTGFLVRDNVISYNACATQMFFFVGFATVENFLLASMAYDHYAAVCRPLHYTTTMTARVYACLAIGSYVCGFLNACIHVGDIFSMYFCSSNTIQHFFCDVLAVMALSCFDEHISELVLVFMSTFNVFFALLVILMSYLLIFITILKMHSTQGHQKALSTCASHLTAVSIFYGAVIFMYLQPGSSHSMDTDKMASLFYSIIIPMLNPVIYSLRNKEVKSAFKTMIEKAKFSLGLEF; encoded by the coding sequence ATGGAGAACCATACTGAGGTGACTGAGTTCATCCTAGTGGGTCTGACCAATGTTCCAGAACTTCAGATCCCACTCTTTATCTTGTTCACCTTTATTTACCTCTTCACTGTGATTGGAAACCTGGGGATGATTGGGCTGATTCTCTTGGACTCTCGCCTTCACACTCCCATGTACCGTTTCCTTAGTAACCTCTCTCTAGTGGACTGTGTGTACTCCTCTTCTGTGACTCCAAAGGTCATGACTGGGTTCCTTGTAAGAGACAATGTCATCTCCTACAATGCGTGCGCCACGCAAATGTTCTTTTTTGTAGGATTTGCTACTGTGGAAAATTTCCTCTTGGCCTCCATGGCCTATGACCACTACGCAGCTGTGTGTAGGCCCCTACACTACACCACCACCATGACGGCTAGGGTATATGCATGTCTGGCCATAGGGTCCTATGTCTGTGGTTTCCTGAATGCCTGCATCCATGTTGGGGACATTTTCAGTATGTATTTCTGCAGCTCTAACACGATCCAGCACTTTTTCTGTGACGTTCTAGCTGTCATGGCTCTTTCTTGCTTTGATGAACACATCAGTGAGCTGGTTCTTGTGTTTATGTCAACCTTCAATGTCTTTTTTGCTCTTCTCGTTATCTTGATGTCCTACCTGCTCATATTCATTACCATCTTGAAGATGCATTCAACTCAGGGCCACCAAAAAGCTTTATCCACCTGTGCGTCCCACCTCACTGCAGTCTCCATCTTCTATGGGGCGGTCATCTTCATGTACCTACAGCCAGGCTCCAGTCACTCCATGGACACAGATAAAATGGCCTCATTGTTCTATTCCATAATCATCCCCATGCTGAACCCAGTGATCTATAGCTTGAGGAACAAGGAGGTCAAAAGTGCATTTAAGACGATGATTGAGAAGGCAAAATTTTCTCTGGGATTGGAATTTTAG
- the LOC142446321 gene encoding olfactory receptor 5B12-like translates to MENSSEATEFILVGLTSDPKLQIPLFIIFLIIYFLTLVFNLGMILLILLDSRLHTPMYIFLSNLSLADIGYSSAITPKLMTGFLIGVNVISFNDCATQFFFFAFFSLIESDLLVVMAYDRYAAVCRPLHYNTLVTTNVCACLCLGCYFFSLLDGCIHTWNTFRLSFCRSNVIDHIFCDIPPLVAITCSDIHTAEIITFFIVGCNAFFSLTVILSSYVLIFATILRMRSAEGRKKAFSTCASHLTVVTGLYGTIIFAYLKPSSGNYMDLDKLASMFYSIILPMLNPLVYSVRNKEVKSAFIKVIGKAKSSMGFLF, encoded by the coding sequence ATGGAGAACAGTTCAGAGGCGACAGAGTTCATTCTCGTGGGGTTAACCAGTGACCCAAAGCTGCAGATTCCACTCTTCATCATTTTTCTGATCATCTACTTCCTCACTCTCGTTTTCAACCTGGGGATGATCCTGTTGATCCTGCTGGACTCCCGTCTCCACACTCCCATGTACATTTTCCTCAGCAACCTCTCTCTGGCTGACATCGGTTATTCCTCAGCTATCACTCCCAAACTAATGACAGGATTTCTCATAGGAGTCAATGTCATCTCTTTTAATGACTGTGCCACTCAGTTCTTCTTTTTTGCATTTTTCTCCCTTATTGAAAGCGACCTGCTGGTGGTCATGGCTTATGATCGTTATGCAGCTGTGTGCAGACCCCTTCATTATAACACCCTGGTGACGACAAATGTGTGTGCCTGCCTGTGCTTAGGCTGCTATTTCTTTTCTCTCCTGGATGGATGCATCCACACTTGGAACACTTTCAGGCTCTCCTTCTGTAGGTCCAATGTGATTGATCACATTTTCTGCGATATTCCTCCTCTCGTGGCTATCACGTGCTCCGACATCCACACTGCTGAGATTATTACCTTTTTCATAGTAGGTTGCAATGCCTTCTTTTCCCTCACTGTAATACTGTCCTCTTATGTGTTAATATTTGCTACAATCTTGAGGATGCGCTCAGCAGAAGGACGCAAGAAGGCCTTTTCCACCTGTGCTTCCCACCTGACTGTAGTCACCGGCCTCTATGGGACAATCATCTTTGCTTACCTAAAGCCCAGCTCTGGAAACTACATGGACTTAGATAAATTGGCATCTATGTTCTATTCCATAATCCTCCCCATGCTTAACCCTCTGGTTTACAGTGTGAGAAACAAAGAGGTCAAGAGTGCCTTTATAAAGGTTATTGGGAAGGCAAAGTCTTCGATGGGATTCTTATTCTAA